The following is a genomic window from Micrococcus cohnii.
GACGTCCCACACCAGGTCGAGCTCAGCCACGGTGCTCCTCCTTCATCGCCGACGCGGTGTCCTCGCCCGCGCGCACCCGATCGTTCGGCTCGCGCCCGTGCTCGGGACGCAGGTCCTCGACGAACCGGGCGATCGTGACGGAGCCGACGAAGCCCACCATCGCGGCGAGCATGACCAAGACGATCGTCTGGGTGTGACCGCGCACGGCCATATCCAGCACCAGCGCCGCCCCGAGCACGACGAGCAGCACGTCCGAGGCGATGGCCCGGTCCAGCAGGGACGGCCCGCGCACGATCCGGTAGATGGCGCCCGCCGCGCCGACGGCGAGCATCGTCCCACCGACGATCCCGGCCACGAACAGGGGTGTGCTCATCCTCGCTCCTTCTCGGTCGTCGCCTGCCGCGGCCCGGCCCCGGAAACCTCGGCCGACGGCGGCTCCTCGGCGTCGGGCCGGTGCGGTGCCGGTTGCCCGGGAACGTCGATCTGCTCGAACGGCGGGGCCGAGACCGGATAGCGCCGCAGCAGCTCCCGATCCTCCCGTGAGCCGATCGCCCGGATGATCGCCGCCTCCGTGGCCAGTGCCTCCGCCTTAATCGACTCGATGGCCTCGTCGTCCGAGACGTCGAGACAGTGGAGGTACAGGGTCGCGGTCACGCGGTCGACGTCCAGGACGATCGAGCCGGGCACGAGCCCGAGCGCATGACTGGTGAGGGTCAGGATCATGTCCTGGTGGCTGCGCAGCCGCATCTCGACGATCGAGTGCCGGGAGACCCGCGGACGGACCATCACGACCCAGGCCACCTGGAGCGAGCCGAGGAGGACGGACCACAGGAACCGGGCGGTGAACACGAGGCAATACCAGGGGTGCAGTCGGCCCGGGAACGGGATCGTCGGCAGCGGGAACACCCACATCACCAGCAGGGAGAACACCGCTCCGGTCAGCAGCACGTGCGGGCCGAAGTCCTGCCATGCCGCCGCCCAGAGCACGCTCATCACGGCCACCATGGACCACTGGGGGCGCCGAGCACCGCCGCGGCGGCCGCCCGGGCGCGCGCCGTCCGTGGTGTCGGAGGCCGCATCGGCCGGGGCCGTGCTGCCCCGTTCCCGCGCCGGTCCGGTGTCAGTCGCGGTCATCGCTGGCCTCCGTGGGGTCGGCCGCCAGGTCGCGGGCGGCGTCCTGGGCCGCCTCGTCGCCGAGCACGGCGGAGATGTAGGGGGTGCGGGACATCATGTCGGCCGCAGCCCGGTCGGACAGGTCGTAGAGCGGGCCCGCCAGCACGGTGAATGCCAGGCCCAGCGCGACCAGTCCCGCCGTCGGCAGCACGAGCCCCGGACTCAACGGTTTGGGCCGCTTGCCCGCGGTTTTGGCCCGTTGATAGGCGGAGACCAGCTGTGCCGGAGGATGCTCGACGTCCTCGAGTCGGCGCCAGAAGGCCCGGACCCACGCGCGCACCATGACCAGCAGGGTCAGCAGCGACACGATCAGGCTGACCGCGACGAGCGTGTAAGACAGGCCCGTGTCCTGCTCGACGCCGCCGGCGATCAGCCCGATCTTGCCGAGGAACCCGGAGAACGGCGGGATGCCGGCCAGGTTCATCGCGGGGATGAAGAACAGCACCGCGACCAGCGGGGAGACGAAGGCGAGGGAGCCGAGGCGCTCGAGATTCGCCGTGCCGGCCCGGTTCTCGATCAGCCCGGTCACCAGGAACAACCCGGTCTGCACCGTGATGTGGTGGGCGACGTAGAAGACCGTCGCGGCGAGCCCGAGCTGCGTGGCCAGCCCGAGGCCGAAGACCATGTAGCCGATATGGGACACGAGGGTGAAGGAGAGGATGCGCTTGATGTCCGCCTGCGCCATCGCGCCGAAGATGCCGACCACCATCGTCAGGGCCGCGACCACCATGAGCAGGGCGTTCACGTGCTCGCCCGGGAACAGCAGGGTCTCGGTGCGGATCATCGCGTACACGCCGACCTTGGTCAGCAGCCCCGCGAAGACCGCCGTCACCGGGGCCGGCGCCGTCGGGTAGGAGTCCGGCAGCCAGAAGGACAGCGGGAAGACCGCCGCCTTAATCGCGAAACCGGCCAGCAGCATCACGTGCAGCACCATCTCCACGTCCGCGGGCAGCTCGCCGAGGCGGACGGCCAGGTCCGCCATCGTCACGGTGCCGGTGGCGGCGTAGATCATGCCGATCGCCACGAGGAACACCACGGAGGAGATCACAGAGACGACGACGTAGGTGATGCCCGCGCGGATGCGCTGACCGGTGCCGCCGAGCGTGAGCAGCACGTAGGAGGCGGTCAGCAGGATCTCGAACCCGACGTACAGGTTGAACAGATCCCCGGCGAGGAACGCATTGGACACGCCCGCCACAAGGATCAGATAGGTCGGGTGGAAGATCGAGACGGGCCCACCCTGGTCCTCGTCGACGACGCCCTGGGCGGTCGCGTAGATCAGCACGGCGAGGGTGACCAGCGAGGAGATCACGAGCATCAGCGCCGAGAGCCGGTCCACCACCAGGGCGATGCCGTAGGGCGGATCCCACGCGCCGACCGAGACGGATGCGGCCCCGACGTCCCAGACGGCCGCGAGCAGCAGCGCGTTGAGCACGAGCGTGAGCACCAGCGCCACGATGGTGACGGTGATCTGCGCGCGCGGTCGGCGCACGAGGGTGAAGGTCAGCGCCGCGCCCAAGATGGGCAGCATGACGGACAGCGGCGCGAAGTCGGTGATCGGCAGCCCAGCCAGATGGATCACGACCGGTCACCGTCCGAGTGCGGGGTGCGCGAACCGGCGCGGCGCCCGGCACGGCGGGCGGCCCATCCGGTGCCGGCGCCGCGGCGGACCGCCGTGGCGGTGGCCGCTTCCGGCTGCTCCGGGCTCGTGTGCTCGTACTCCGCGTTCGGGTCGCGGTCCTCGTCCAGGAATTCCGAGGTCTCCTCCTCCAGTTCCGAGTCCTCCTCTGCGTCGTAGAGGTCCTGCGAGGCCACCTTGAGGTCCTCGGCGTCCACCTCGACCTCGTCCTCGCGGCTGAGCTGCCAGGAGCGATAGATCATCGCCACCAGGAACGCCGTGACGGCGAAGCCGATCACGATCGCGGTGAGCATGAGGGCCTGCGGGAGCGGGTCGTTGTACTCCTGCCCCGGACGACCGGGGACGTACAGGGGCGCCTCGCCGGGCGGGCCGCCGGCGACCAGCAGCAGCAGAATCGTCGCGTTGGTCATCAGCACGATCCCCAGCAGGATCCGGGTCAGGTTGCGTTCCAGCACCATGTAGACGCCGCACGCGTACAGCACCCCCATGGCCACCAACAGGGCAATGTTCACGGTCATCGACGGGCCTCCTCGTCGGTGGCGGCGTTCCCGGACCCGCCGGCGTCACGGACCGCGGCGGACGCGGCCGGGGCGGCGGTGGCCGGAGCGGCGCCGCTCTGGCGGGTGGCCAGCGCCTCGGCACGCTGGCGACGGGCGCGATGGCGCCGCACACGAGCGCGCTCGCGCACCGCACGGGCCTCGTCCCCGCGCCGGTCGATCTCCGCGCCGAGCGCGCGGAGCACATCCAGCACGAGGCCGACGACCACCAGGTACACGCCGACGTCGAAGGCGGTCGCGGAGACCAGCTTGACGTCGCCGAACAGCCAGAGCCCGTGCAGGGTGAGCGCGGCGGACTGCAGCACCTGGCTGCCGAAGATCAGGGGCACCAGGCCGGTCACGGTCGCGATCGCCAGACCGAGGCCGAGCAGCACGCCGGCCGGCACGCGCATGGCCTGCTGCAGCTCGTACCGACCGCCGGCCAGGTAGCGCAGCGTGAGCGCCAGACCGGCGAGCAGGCCGCCGGCGAAACCGCCGCCGGGGGTGTTGTGCCCGGCGAGCAGCAGATAGATCGAGTACAGGACCATGGCGTGGAACAGCATGCGGGTGATGACCTCGAGGACGATCGAGCGCCGCTCGGGCGCGAGCGTACGCCCGGCCTCGAGCCAGGTGGCCGAATCTTCCGTCGAGAAGCGGCGCACGGTGCGCAGCACGGCGGTGCCCATCGAGCCCTCGCTGTTGATCCGCCCCACCGAACCGGTCTGCACGTCCGCGAGACGACCGCCGCGACGGTCCCGCTGCTGGAGGAAGATCAAGGAGGCCACGCCCGTGGCGGCCGCCGCCAGCACGGTGATCTCCCCCCAGGTGTCCCACGCGCGGATGTCCACGAGGATCACGTTGACCACGTTCGTGCCGTCGCCCTCCTTGTAGGCCATCTCGGGCATGGGCACCGACACGCGTTCGGCGGTGCGGGAGGCCAGCGAGGTGGCCGCGACCCACATCATCACCAGGGCGAAGCCGACGGCGATCACTGCCCGCACACCCCGGGCGCGGGGGATGCCGTGGCCGTACCAGCTCGGTGGCAGCACCCGCAGGCCCAGCACCATCGTCACCAGCACGATCGTCTCGACGAGCACCTGGGTGATGGCGAGGTCGGGGGCGCCGCGCAGGGCGAACAGGGCCGCGGCGCCGTAACCGGTGACCGCGACCAGCAGGATCGCCATGAAGCGCTTGGCAGCGCCGATCGACGCGATCGCACCGGCCACGATCACGGCGACCACGAACGCCTGCGCCCAGTTCTCCGCCGCCACGACGCCGGAGGACAGCCACGCCCCGACCAGCGGCCGGGTCTCGCCGCCGACCGGGAACACCATGAACAGCGCCGGCAGCACGAGCGCGACGGAGAGGATGATGCCCAGGTAGCGGCTGAGCGAGCCGGTCTGGGTGCGACCGGTGACCCACACGGCGGCCACGTCGAAGGCGCCGACGATCAGCTGATAGCCGCGGGCCGCCTCGAACGGGAACGCCACGCGGGCCTGCAGCCGTTCAAGCCCGGACCGCCGCCAGATGAGCAGGGCGCCGGTGAGCACGATGAGCACGGACAGGCCCAGCGCCGGGGTCAGGCCGTGCCAGAGCGCGAGATAGGCGGGCTTGTGGCCGGCCTCGAGCGGGGCGAGCGCACCCGTGAAGGCGGTGATCAGGTGCTCGACGGCTCCCGGCACGACGGCGGCGGCCACGCACAGCAGCGCCAGGATCGCCGCCGGGGCCAGCTCGGAGACCGTGACGCGCGAGCGGAACGGCGTCGGCGGCACGGTCTGACGCGACCCGTCCTCGCCGACGACGTGCTTGGTGGCGAACGCACCCCAGAGGAAGCGGCCCGTGTAGGCGACGGTGAGAACGGACCCGAGCACGAGCCCGACCGGCACCGCCCACCACCAGCCGCCGCCGTGTTCGGCCGCGGCCAGCGTCGTCTCGAGCACCGATTCCTTCGCCACGAACCCGAACAGCGGCGGCAGCCCCGCCATCGACGCCGCGGCGAGGCACGTGACGAGGAACAGTCCGGTGTTGCGGCGCCCGATCCCCGAGAGCCTGCCGATCTCGCGGGTGCCGGCCTCGTGGTCGATGATGCCGACCACCATGAACAGGGGCGCCTTGAACAGGGCGTGGGCCAGCAGCATCGCCAGGCCCGCCATCGCGGCGTCGCGCGTGCCCAGACCGTTGGCGATCATGAGGAACCCGAGCTGGCTGACGGTGCCGTAGGCGAGGATCAGCTTGATGTCCTTCTGCCGCAGCGCTCGCCACCCGCCGACCAGCAGGGTGAGCAGCCCGACGCCGAGCACGAGCGTCCGCCAGCTGAGCAGCTCGCCGTAGGCCGGGGCCAGCCGGGCCACGAGGAACACGCCCGCCTTCACCATGGCGGCGGCGTGCAGATACGCCGAGACCGGCGTGGGTGCCGCCATCGCGGACGGCAGCCAGAAGTGGAATGGCACCTGCGCCGACTTGGTCAGCGCGCCAAGCAGCACGAGCGCGACCGCCGCCTCGAGGTATCCACGTGAGACGCCGCCGTCGAGCAGGGCCGGAGCGGCCTCCACGACCGCCGAGACGCGCCACGACCCGGCGGCGATGCCGAGCATCACGAGGCCGACGAGCATCGCCAGGCCCCCGAGTGTGGTGACGATCAGCGCCTGGATCGCCGAGCGGCGGGCGAAGATGCGCTGCCCGGAGTACCCGATCAACAGGAACGACAGGACCGAGGTGATCTCCCAGAACGTGTAGAGCACCATCAGGTCGTCGGTGGTGACCAGCCCGAACATCGCGCCGGCGAAAGCGAGCAGCTGCGCGCCGAACACGGCGTCCTTGGGCTCGTGGCGGCGGAAGTAGCGGGCACAGTAGGCCAGCACGAGCGCCCCGACGCCGAGCACGATCAGGGCCATGAACGCCGAGAGCGCGTCGAGGCGGAAGGCGAGGGAGACGCCCAGGTAGGGAATCCACTCGATCTCACGCACCAGGTGCGCGGATCCGGCGGGCACGGGCTCGCCCGCGTCGAGCGCGGACTGCAGGGAGAGGACCGCGGGCAACTGGGTCAGCAGCCAGAGGAACCCGGCCGCCGGCGCTGCGGCGAGCGCGTAGAACCCGTCACGACCCGTCCACCGGAAGAGAAGAGGCGCGGCGCAGGCCACGGTGAACAGGCCGATCAGGGTGACGAGCATGCAGTCCCTTCGTCGTGGCGGGGTCGGGACTCACCCGCGTCATGCAGAGCAAGCGGTGCCGGGTCG
Proteins encoded in this region:
- a CDS encoding Na+/H+ antiporter subunit D, producing the protein MLPILGAALTFTLVRRPRAQITVTIVALVLTLVLNALLLAAVWDVGAASVSVGAWDPPYGIALVVDRLSALMLVISSLVTLAVLIYATAQGVVDEDQGGPVSIFHPTYLILVAGVSNAFLAGDLFNLYVGFEILLTASYVLLTLGGTGQRIRAGITYVVVSVISSVVFLVAIGMIYAATGTVTMADLAVRLGELPADVEMVLHVMLLAGFAIKAAVFPLSFWLPDSYPTAPAPVTAVFAGLLTKVGVYAMIRTETLLFPGEHVNALLMVVAALTMVVGIFGAMAQADIKRILSFTLVSHIGYMVFGLGLATQLGLAATVFYVAHHITVQTGLFLVTGLIENRAGTANLERLGSLAFVSPLVAVLFFIPAMNLAGIPPFSGFLGKIGLIAGGVEQDTGLSYTLVAVSLIVSLLTLLVMVRAWVRAFWRRLEDVEHPPAQLVSAYQRAKTAGKRPKPLSPGLVLPTAGLVALGLAFTVLAGPLYDLSDRAAADMMSRTPYISAVLGDEAAQDAARDLAADPTEASDDRD
- a CDS encoding Na(+)/H(+) antiporter subunit C, with the protein product MTVNIALLVAMGVLYACGVYMVLERNLTRILLGIVLMTNATILLLLVAGGPPGEAPLYVPGRPGQEYNDPLPQALMLTAIVIGFAVTAFLVAMIYRSWQLSREDEVEVDAEDLKVASQDLYDAEEDSELEEETSEFLDEDRDPNAEYEHTSPEQPEAATATAVRRGAGTGWAARRAGRRAGSRTPHSDGDRS
- a CDS encoding monovalent cation/H+ antiporter complex subunit F gives rise to the protein MSTPLFVAGIVGGTMLAVGAAGAIYRIVRGPSLLDRAIASDVLLVVLGAALVLDMAVRGHTQTIVLVMLAAMVGFVGSVTIARFVEDLRPEHGREPNDRVRAGEDTASAMKEEHRG
- a CDS encoding Na+/H+ antiporter subunit A; translation: MLVTLIGLFTVACAAPLLFRWTGRDGFYALAAAPAAGFLWLLTQLPAVLSLQSALDAGEPVPAGSAHLVREIEWIPYLGVSLAFRLDALSAFMALIVLGVGALVLAYCARYFRRHEPKDAVFGAQLLAFAGAMFGLVTTDDLMVLYTFWEITSVLSFLLIGYSGQRIFARRSAIQALIVTTLGGLAMLVGLVMLGIAAGSWRVSAVVEAAPALLDGGVSRGYLEAAVALVLLGALTKSAQVPFHFWLPSAMAAPTPVSAYLHAAAMVKAGVFLVARLAPAYGELLSWRTLVLGVGLLTLLVGGWRALRQKDIKLILAYGTVSQLGFLMIANGLGTRDAAMAGLAMLLAHALFKAPLFMVVGIIDHEAGTREIGRLSGIGRRNTGLFLVTCLAAASMAGLPPLFGFVAKESVLETTLAAAEHGGGWWWAVPVGLVLGSVLTVAYTGRFLWGAFATKHVVGEDGSRQTVPPTPFRSRVTVSELAPAAILALLCVAAAVVPGAVEHLITAFTGALAPLEAGHKPAYLALWHGLTPALGLSVLIVLTGALLIWRRSGLERLQARVAFPFEAARGYQLIVGAFDVAAVWVTGRTQTGSLSRYLGIILSVALVLPALFMVFPVGGETRPLVGAWLSSGVVAAENWAQAFVVAVIVAGAIASIGAAKRFMAILLVAVTGYGAAALFALRGAPDLAITQVLVETIVLVTMVLGLRVLPPSWYGHGIPRARGVRAVIAVGFALVMMWVAATSLASRTAERVSVPMPEMAYKEGDGTNVVNVILVDIRAWDTWGEITVLAAAATGVASLIFLQQRDRRGGRLADVQTGSVGRINSEGSMGTAVLRTVRRFSTEDSATWLEAGRTLAPERRSIVLEVITRMLFHAMVLYSIYLLLAGHNTPGGGFAGGLLAGLALTLRYLAGGRYELQQAMRVPAGVLLGLGLAIATVTGLVPLIFGSQVLQSAALTLHGLWLFGDVKLVSATAFDVGVYLVVVGLVLDVLRALGAEIDRRGDEARAVRERARVRRHRARRQRAEALATRQSGAAPATAAPAASAAVRDAGGSGNAATDEEARR
- a CDS encoding Na+/H+ antiporter subunit E, which gives rise to MTATDTGPARERGSTAPADAASDTTDGARPGGRRGGARRPQWSMVAVMSVLWAAAWQDFGPHVLLTGAVFSLLVMWVFPLPTIPFPGRLHPWYCLVFTARFLWSVLLGSLQVAWVVMVRPRVSRHSIVEMRLRSHQDMILTLTSHALGLVPGSIVLDVDRVTATLYLHCLDVSDDEAIESIKAEALATEAAIIRAIGSREDRELLRRYPVSAPPFEQIDVPGQPAPHRPDAEEPPSAEVSGAGPRQATTEKERG